From Brassica oleracea var. oleracea cultivar TO1000 chromosome C3, BOL, whole genome shotgun sequence, a single genomic window includes:
- the LOC106328140 gene encoding post-GPI attachment to proteins factor 3 produces the protein MARNLRWVLLIVAVVSWCLVSTLEASEGDADPLYKSCVDQCQKTGCVGDNCFQHCKFSADGKAIDGPWYMQEPLYLRWKQWDCQSDCQYECMMTREEERKRNGEKPTKYFGKWPLKHVYGIQEPVSVALSALDLAIQFHGWVSYFILVYYNLPLQPNRKTYYEYNGLLHIYAIIVMNSLFWSGVCHSRDVALTERLDYSSATVLAGFSLILAIIRSFSIHDKSAKVMVTAPILAVVATHILYLNFYNLDEGLHRKVIIGIGAVELVVWGVWAALTSHPSKWKLRAFFVSSILTMCLRMLDFPPYKGYVDAHALWRAAGIPLSYLWWSFACDDAVFRTTVLLKKSK, from the exons ATGGCGCGAAATCTGAGATGGGTTCTGCTTATTGTAGCGGTGGTGTCGTGGTGTCTTGTTTCAACACTGGAAGCGAGCGAAGGAGATGCTGATCCTCTTTACAA GTCATGTGTGGATCAATGTCAGAAAACTGGATGCGTGGGAGACAATTGCTTCCAGCACTGTAAATTTTCAGCTGATGGAAAAGCAATAGACGGTCCTTGGTACATGCAAGAGCCACTTTACCTGCGTTGGAAACAATGGGACTGCCAGAGTGATTGCCAGTACGAATGCATGATGACAAGAGAAGAAGAGAGGAAAAGAAACGGAGAGAAACCCACCAAGTACTTCGGTAAATGGCCACTCAAACATGTCTATGGGATTCAGGAACCTGTCTCCGTTGCTCTCTCTGCTCTTGACCTAGCGATACAGTTCCATGGATGGGTCTCCTACTTCATCCTCGTTTACTATAACTTGCCTCTCCAGCCAAACCGGAAAACTTACTACGAGTACAACGGATTGTTGCATATCTATGCCATCATTGTAATGAACTCACTCTTCTGGAGTGGTGTTTGTCACAGCAG AGATGTTGCATTGACAGAGAGGCTAGATTACTCATCAGCTACAGTGTTAGCCGGGTTTTCGCTTATTCTAGCTATAATCAGGTCTTTTAGTATACATGATAAATCTGCAAAAGTCATGGTTACTGCACCTATTCTTGCAGTTGTAGCAACTCATATCCTCTACCTCAACTTCTACAACCTTGATGAAG GGCTTCACAGGAAAGTTATAATCGGAATAGGAGCAGTGGAGCTAGTGGTGTGGGGTGTATGGGCGGCTTTAACGTCACATCCATCAAAGTGGAAGCTAAGAGCTTTCTTTGTCTCGAGCATACTCACAATGTGTCTTAGAATGCTTGATTTCCCACCGTACAAAGGGTATGTTGATGCTCATGCTCTTTGGCGAGCTGCAGGGATCCCTCTCTCTTACCTTTGGTGGAGTTTTGCCTGCGACGACGCCGTTTTCAGGACCACTGTTCTTCTCAAGAAGTCAAAGTGA